One segment of Nomia melanderi isolate GNS246 chromosome 10, iyNomMela1, whole genome shotgun sequence DNA contains the following:
- the Rbcn-3A gene encoding rabconnectin-3 alpha isoform X4, producing MNCHQILSGACNAGDRCYAVGSVEGISFTAYAAGCNIVILASNFERVQIIPGAVHNYIRISCLDCSTDTGKIAAAYENQVCIFEPTPLIHSTCSHQLEYRWVQTGSLQTESNISSLSWNLEGTRLLTGGELLQLWHQNITPFQEEHTKVNVSQMGETIAAGRKESTLNALPDSGTVTFSIGGEADSPAPGDSTNGNEPGTWNCVWKCRTATPVHLMSFSPDGTLFATTGFNDRLVKIWFENKQLFSMRNMDHNPNVSQSTGNDSYSFVYVAHPRAVTHLSWRKTSKYMPKGSVSNMLVTSCRDNICRVWAETIPPEVEGLANMSQFEGSDRHGHHGKHRHHNMHKHRFMQRLKHMKTCFHIRRHAKQQHQAGHVTAPTLPTLPSTYSVHDFHNNYQGAGHYPGMHFHLAASINAETDIPLVPSLITGDPEREPNFILHWLNNKEMHFTLQAESILQELTRKVVEKEEGLHHQEMEHADHDSEEEGPLKKGVRLQHVQKPASDRNVRSISQEDHSSDEHHTSHHSLPHSVHSHQSLSNTTSINSIATDVTSSMNHAPDSLDTTIETLLRDWHHNPDLLFSIHPIDGSFLIWHIEWLDEYHPGSFRQAQISFSTRIPNAFPLGDASTMSQSVSMYSHNTGGPLLNIREVAKSSTKTSNDGAEISTPLPSLIEQDEEQSTLTSKAGQELLKNIENTSDPRAGQNASGKEREGHTETRKTNQETVNDLLAHPSPIVSMVSKHSNGTLNLWQLTFADRTKFSQVLSIGHASRASGHRFRVNDITCHPVLPLLVTTSHHNIPECSAPQCQAIDSNESASSKSGLASGKMSSKDMSPTGFCSELILWRVDTVGPLSKSGGVSELARINSPEISAFSNVAWIPTLLPSTTLGNLSNSPSACFVASDGECLRVYQAVIDARTLLAEVSSSERRSRMMDSMSSLSTDISSDDGIRHSIHDRIKIVSQQSTARPGCVIQLDAIADATHDWQNTQFLHVFQEQLITGDRNDEKSSGVNTSANDLGLMESTLDAMVDLQQSAIFEEPFYIVVLERTQHATTVHMWRLIIASQPETTGLSGSMMYVPDSHLVQDEEEEGGTPGRYIYSEGKRSRRPSQTRRDSQGEFDAFFHRRPQNSHVRITTTKACTQELPLPDGVEVIHAAPAAGHLSSSSIYPACFAPYIIVTACSDSTIRFWKCKVTKNQSDEKLHYEWCEWELLRKDQESTIDITGQPLNISAAYSGRIACAYKYGKSFTRPTKSDPDSRYVNLCVAIYECESTGGSEWILEDTIHLKNIHLPRIPVDQHLDLSYLYDSRFLQKKQRLTQVLQTLSHEDVRSPRNSDNGESTKSNAGLLAVPSFSTLQSLRKSIIENGNTCPLTQKHLVQLDWVSKEDGSHILTVAVGSKIMLFTPVCSDLAQANMKAMKESQSNNRPILRKASSLAQPQFVDEIRWMKLRKIELTTADGLPPLPMQISWVRDGILVVGMDSEMHVYSQWKPNPKNECFHSNLQHQESDEFQASRNLRDEDLRTLANETSQRRLANVSSMPHLSRVSSINLSMLDAKKKRGMQNENLNFDYMPDYGLFEASRIACPVLPQYHPKQLMELLNSGKIRWVKAILAHLVRCIGSSCPLRADDDSTKQRGGGGGGGTGWSRTRTMSVSYVGTTSPLEPRGSTTQIPEELTLDYAEITSISPLPLWTLLIADKETNLPHHHQAEDKQDYNELFDSNLDEGESLDDMLEEDYDCSRQKDRRSSVPERQGISHFGPRQGRLLSRLLTHAHLPGLSSLDQMHLLALADTVSTCNVDFAERFAIDAAKNAIAKENLTGIPDGETVSTDSLDDCGLRFLLAMKHYNYLIRCLPLAQRAQFQKQGISSNNLVWAFHSESEEELLGLIPSYAKGQPRWSVLKELGVGWWIRSNIALKRCVEKIAKAAYQEKQDPLDAALYYLAMKKKNLVWGLFRNKRDDRMTSFFANNFSEDRWRKAALKNAFALLGKQRFEHAAAFFLLAGALKDAIDVCLHKLNDIQLAMVIARLYEDDTTSPNMRRLLYEEILGCDKEGQNQDVNKFHPDPFLRSMALWILKDYTGSLNTLLLTNVGTLHPQYNDESEKPEGATANPNVFNFYVYLRTHPLLIRQYIASTAQDKKKGHSVVISGFSYGADTKTQPDKQLTLEDSITPLERQLYFTTAHAHFKAGCPALALEVLSKLPSKVLDTNCEDSPSLLNSPSKSRKQDAQIDTGIISWDDHSKQTNDNEGTLGGIDWSQPVSNKAEEELVLNWDDDVAENNDTDSPPLSMKLDGKEADDGKSMEKDEKPGKSSSGSLDIMAQQLKFVACLKILMEELSTLATGFEVDGGQLRYQLYVWLEREVDALRQLCSYSANSDGDACNVSEYEGGGMVDDIQSYSRPGEQPTLHEILVADKLDFEAKVQRAVRRKKWLKANETLLRTLLSYCSLHGASGGGLASVRMELVLLLQELQQEKTQQQLLSPLPFPTTLPLLSASVACNKTVVADPVRHLQSLAHDMLQTLVELRKPPMPMRNTHYSEVFIMRDLAVALSACIYQSLCDSDTFVMKHQQPDSFPAVAEIETFSGGHLVAWNRHHRRYSTDDGVCINTTPSKWPGVTNLRALLAREKDEDTPKLNILLCEAFVATYMSLFVYALWSCDSHILYRLVGQSFDNGTWSCLFGGGVKKLLRVASTSSQACGTGTGSTERSGDGTSNEAQTTAGAVWNTMTSLTKQRVRLNMKLLGQFTGQQPNMKEDKPTYREQFVPPQMSMISYFLMKPHIDSEYADEIDYDSSDSAVSDMNSSEDEEDVFDTNSKQKNKPKDNTEHSNPNSYSWCIMRLAIVKILQRQLSDFLNVAGIEMQELPVSSPLIHGTLAVVSQWQETLREELDNKGPPPVHYIPGCAPDPIPTPGKPAIHKYRSLLEKGNTPFNTRLASAAPANRLWCFLVRQESVQDIFIRAVFGKRRSLSSILENNQVAIDNLNRGTTTEDKGSDSGTTSLPEPVRIIHKEQDSISAFCLNQVNPGLMALATPREVQEMNISLLLELPSWLEDECEFDLINLNKQPEPEPVQPTSFLVIQTAADRPLLAQSPQTNSPQPQSGIASQSGRGASVMKGMPAFPGSHDLRFCQFVADRSKHLLQPILKHKIDGIRRISSHPLLPLYLTGSQDGSVSLWEWGHQTAVATPRQPGTFAKVTRVRFSQHGNKFGVADSDGHLSLFQVACREGTARPFFNYQCHSKVTADFVFLGACSLIATAGHGSEGRNVALWDTLLPQNKSLIQGFTCHEQGASSLILAPQHQLLISGGKKGDITIFDVRQRQQRHRFQAHESAIKCLALDPHEEFFVSGAGDGDIKIWGLTVHSLLYSFPGEHPRSSFFKNIGQGVTQLHVDSAGRLFSCGADGSMKVRQLPERDCVIHTLY from the exons ATGAATTGTCATCAAATATTAAGCGGAGCCTGTAATGCAGGAGATCGTTGTTACGCCGTCGGTTCCGTCGAGGGCATTTCTTTTACT GCATACGCGGCAGGCTGCAACATTGTAATCCTTGCCAGTAACTTTGAACGGGTTCAAATAATCCCAGGAGCTGTGCACAATTATATAAGGATTAGTTGCTTAGATTGCAGTACAGATACAGGGAAAATAGCAGCAGCCTATGAAAATCAAGTCTGCATTTTCGAGCCGACGCCGTTAATCCATAGCACTTGCTCTCAC CAATTGGAATACCGATGGGTACAAACCGGTAGTTTACAAACGGAATCGAACATTAGTTCTCTGTCATGGAATTTAGAAGGGACAAGGTTATTAACCGGAGGAGAACTTCTGCAATTATGGCATCAAAATATAACTCCGTTTCAAGAAGAACATA CAAAGGTGAATGTGTCGCAAATGGGAGAAACCATTGCTGCCGGAAGAAAAGAAAGTACTCTGAACGCTCTTCCAGACT CTGGCACCGTCACTTTTTCGATCGGCGGAGAAGCAGACAGTCCCGCGCCTGGAGATTCGACCAACGGAAACGAACCGGGCACTTGGAATTGCGTTTGGAAGTGTCGCACTGCCACGCCGGTGCATCTTATGAGTTTCAGCCCTGACGGCACATTATTTGCAACTACGGGCTTCAACGATAGATTAGTGAAGATTTGGTTCGAAAACAAGCAAT tattttcgATGAGGAATATGGATCACAATCCAAACGTTTCGCAATCCACTGGCAACGATAGTTACAGTTTCGTTTATGTTGCTCATCCACGTGCAGTCACGCACTTATCATGGCGCAAGACTAGCAAATATATGCCAAA AGGTTCTGTTTCCAACATGCTGGTGACATCGTGTAGGGATAATATATGCCGAGTGTGGGCCGAAACGATACCACCGGAGGTCGAAGGTTTAGCTAATATGAGTCAATTCGAAGGTTCCGACAGACACGGTCATCATGGAAAGCATCGGCATCATAATATGCACAAACATCGATTCATGCAGCGATTGAAACACATGAA AACGTGCTTTCATATTCGTCGACACGCAAAGCAGCAACATCAGGCGGGGCACGTTACAGCTCCGACATTGCCAACTTTACCTTCAACGTATTCCGTACACGACTTTCACAATAATTATCAAGGTGCTGGTCACTATCCGGGAATGCATTTTCACTTGGCAGCTAGTATCAATGCAGAAACTG ATATACCGTTAGTACCAAGTTTAATTACCGGAGATCCAGAGAGAGAAccaaattttattcttcactGGTTGAACAATAAGGAAATGCACTTTACTCTGCAAGCGGAAAGTATTTTACAAGAACTCACTCGCAAAGTGgtggagaaagaggaaggaTTGCATCATCAGGAAATGGAGCATGCAGATCACGATTCCGAAGAGGAAGGTCCCTTGA AAAAAGGAGTACGATTGCAACACGTGCAAAAACCAGCAAGCGATCGAAATGTTCGATCGATCAGCCAAGAAGATCACAGTAGCGACGAGCATCACACATCGCATCATAGTTTACCGCACAGCGTACATTCGCATCAAAGTCTTAG TAATACCACGTCTATCAACTCGATCGCAACGGACGTAACGTCTTCGATGAATCATGCTCCGGATTCGTTGGACACTACGATAGAAACGTTGTTACGAGATTGGCATCATAATCCGGATCTACTTTTCTCGATTCATCCGATCGATGGAAGTTTCTTAATTTGGCATATCGAGTGGTTGGACGAATACCATCCGGGATCGTTTCGGCAAGCACAAATATCATTTTCAACGCGAATACCTAATGCTTTCCCGCTTGGCGATGCCTCGACGATGAGTCAGAGTGTATCGATGTACTCTCATAATACCGGCGGCCCTCTATTAAACATCCGCGAAGTAGCAAAATCATCGACGAAAACATCCAACGACG GTGCTGAAATCTCAACACCGTTACCGAGTCTAATCGAACAAGACGAAGAGCAGTCGACGTTAACGTCGAAAGCGGGTCAAgaacttttgaaaaatatcgAAAACACGTCCGATCCTCGAGCCGGTCAGAACGCTTcgggaaaagaaagagaaggcCATACGGAGACTCGCAAGACGAATCAGGAAACGGTCAACGATCTATTAGCGCATCCTAGTCCAATTGTTTCCATGGTATCGAAGCATTCGAACGGAACGTTAAACTTATGGCAACTGACGTTCGCCGATCGAACCAAGTTCTCGCAA GTATTGAGTATCGGACATGCATCGAGGGCATCGGGACATCGTTTTCGAGTGAACGATATTACGTGTCACCCAGTTTTACCGTTGTTGGTGACGACTTCGCATCACAATATACCGGAATGTTCCGCGCCTCAATGTCAAGCTATCGATTCGAACGAAAGCGCGAGCAGCAAGTCTGGATTAGCTTCCGGGAAAATGTCGTCGAAAGATATGTCGCCTACC GGGTTTTGTAGCGAGTTGATACTTTGGCGGGTAGATACGGTTGGACCTTTATCGAAGAGCGGTGGAGTTTCGGAATTGGCGCGTATCAATTCTCCCGAGATTTCGGCGTTCAGTAACGTGGCTTGGATTCCAACATTGTTACCGAGCACCACCTTGGGTAATTTATCGAATTCTCCGAGCGCGTGTTTCGTTGCTAGCGACGGGGAGTGTTTAAGAGTTTATCAAGCAGTGATCGACGCCAGAACGCTCCTGGCAGAGGTGTCGAGCAGCGAAAGGCGAAGCAGAATGATG GATTCAATGTCGAGCCTCTCGACGGACATATCGTCCGACGATGGTATCAGGCATTCGATTCACGATAGGATCAAGATAGTGTCGCAGCAATCAACGGCGAGACCCGGATGCGTCATACAACTGGATGCTATCGCCGATGCGACGCAT GACTGGCAAAACACCCAATTTCTACACGTATTTCAAGAACAACTGATCACAGGGGATAGAAACGATGAAAAATCGTCCGGTGTGAACACATCGGCAAACGATTTAGGTTTAATGGAGTCTACGCTGGACGCTATGGTAGATTTGCAGCAATCCGCAATTTTCGAAGAACCGTTCTACATAGTAGTTCTAGAGAGAACGCAACACGCTACGACGGTACACATGTGGCGGTTGATCATAGCCTCTCAGCCAGAGACCACTG GGCTGTCGGGATCGATGATGTACGTACCAGATTCGCATTTGGTAcaagacgaggaggaggaggggggtACGCCTGGAAGGTACATCTATTCGGAGGGTAAAAGATCTCGCAGGCCGAGTCAAACGCGTCGAGATAGTCAAGGTGAATTCGACGCGTTCTTTCATAGGCGTCCTCAGAATAGTCACGTTCGCATCACCACCACGAAAGCTTGTACTCAGGAATTACCGCTACCGGACGGAGTCGAG GTGATCCATGCAGCACCGGCCGCTGGTCATTTGAGCAGTTCTTCCATATATCCTGCTTGTTTCGCACCGTACATTATAGTAACAGCGTGCAGCGATAGCACGATACGCTTTTGGAAATGTAAAGTGACGAAGAATCAGTCGGACGAGAAGCTTCATTACGAATGGTGCGAATGGGAATTGTTGCGAAAGGATCAAGAATCGACGATCGATATTACGG GGCAACCGTTGAACATAAGCGCCGCGTACAGCGGCCGAATCGCTTGCGCGTACAAATACGGGAAATCGTTCACGCGACCAACCAAGAGCGATCCCGACTCGCGGTACGTGAATCTTTGCGTAGCTATTTACGAGTGCGAGAGCACTGGTGGTAGCGAGTGGATTTTAGAGGACACGATACACTTGAAGAACATACACTTGCCGAGAATTCCAGTGGATCAGCACTTGGATTTGAGCTACCTTTACGACAGTAGGTTTCTACAGAAGAAGCAAAGGTTGACTCAAGTGTTGCAAACGCTCAGTCACGAGGACGTACGATCGCCGCGGAACAGCGATAACGGAGAAAGCACGAAATCGAACGCAG GTTTATTGGCGGTTCCCTCGTTCAGTACTCTTCAGTCCCTGCGAAAATCGATCATAGAGAACGGCAACACTTGCCCGCTCACGCAGAAGCATTTGGTACAGCTGGACTGGGTGTCCAAAGAAGACGGATCTCATATTTTGACCGTCGCCGTCGGGTCAAAGATTATGCTGTTCACGCCGGTGTGCTCCGATCTCGCGCAGGCCAATATGAAAGCGATGAAGGAGTCGCAAAGTAACAATCGACCGATATTGCGGAAGGCTTCGTCGTTGGCACAGCCGCAATTCGTCGATGAGATTCGTTGGATGAAACTGCGAAAGATCGAGTTGACCACGGCGGATGGCCTTCCACCTTTGCCCATGCAAATCTCTTGGGTGAGGGACGGGATCTTGGTGGTGGGCATGGATTCGGAGATGCACGTTTACTCGCAATGGAAGCCGAATCCGAAGAACGAGTGTTTCCACTCGAATCTGCAGCATCAAGAGTCGGACGAGTTCCAGGCGAGTCGGAACTTGCGAGACGAGGATCTACGAACGTTGGCCAACGAGACCTCGCAGAGGCGATTAGCGAACGTCTCCTCGATGCCGCACCTGTCTCGCGTCAGTAGCATCAACTTGTCGATGCTCGACGCGAAGAAGAAGCGAGGGATGCAAAATGAGAACCTGAATTTCGATTATATGCCGGACTACGGTCTATTCGAAGCCTCGCGGATCGCGTGTCCGGTCCTGCCACAGTATCATCCGAAGCAACTGATGGAGTTGCTCAACTCTGGTAAAATCCGTTGGGTGAAGGCGATATTGGCGCACTTGGTCAGGTGCATAGGAAGCTCCTGCCCCCTGAGGGCAGACGACGACAGTACGAAgcaacgcggcggcggcggcggcggcggtaccGGCTGGTCCCGAACGAGGACCATGTCGGTCAGTTACGTCGGTACCACGTCGCCTCTCGAGCCCAGAGGGTCGACCACGCAGATTCCGGAGGAGCTCACGTTGGATTACGCGGAGATCACCTCGATATCTCCGTTGCCCCTTTGGACGCTACTGATCGCGGACAAGGAGACGAATCTGCCGCATCATCACCAGGCAGAGGACAAACAGGATTACAATGAGCTGTTCGATAGTAACTTGGACGAAGGTGAGTCGTTGGACGACATGCTGGAAGAAGATTACGATTGCTCGCGGCAAAAGGACAGACGTTCCTCGGTCCCGGAAAGACAAGGGATATCTCACTTTGGGCCAAGACAAGGCAGATTGTTGTCACGACTGTTGACGCACGCCCACTTGCCCGGCCTCTCGAGTCTCGATCAAATGCATTTGCTCGCTCTGGCCGATACCGTGTCGACCTGTAACGTGGATTTCGCGGAGCGTTTCGCGATAGATGCCGCGAAGAACGCGATCGCGAAAGAAAACTTGACCGGCATCCCTGACGGAGAAACTGTCTCGACAGATTCGTTGGACGACTGTGGCCTCCGGTTTCTGTTGGCCATGAAGCATTACAACTATTTGATTCGTTGCCTTCCACTGGCTCAGAGAGCACAGTTCCAGAAGCAAGGAATATCCTCGAACAATCTCGTCTGGGCATTCCATTCCGAGTCCGAGGAGGAACTGCTCGGCCTGATACCTTCCTACGCGAAGGGTCAGCCAAGGTGGAGCGTGTTGAAAGAACTGGGCGTAGGCTGGTGGATCAGGAGCAACATCGCGCTGAAACGGTGCGTCGAGAAGATCGCGAAAGCGGCCTATCAAGAGAAACAAGACCCTCTGGACGCCGCGCTCTATTACCTCgcgatgaaaaagaaaaatctcgtTTGGGGACTCTTTCGAAATAAAAGGGACGACAGAATGACCAGCTTCTTCGCGAACAATTTCTCGGAAGATCGTTGGAGGAAAGCGGCCTTGAAGAACGCGTTCGCTTTGCTCGGCAAGCAAAGGTTCGAACACGCCGCCGCCTTTTTCCTCCTGGCTGGTGCGCTCAAGGACGCCATCGACGTGTGTCTGCACAAATTGAACGACATTCAGTTGGCCATGGTGATCGCTAGACTCTACGAGGACGACACCACCTCTCCGAATATGAGGAGGTTGCTCTACGAGGAAATATTAGGGTGCGACAAGGAGGGGCAAAATCAAGACGTGAACAAATTCCATCCGGACCCGTTCCTGCGCAGCATGGCGCTCTGGATTCTCAAAGATTACACAGGGTCGCTGAACACGTTGCTCTTGACGAACGTCGGAACTCTGCATCCGCAGTACAACGACGAATCCGAGAAACCCGAGGGCGCGACAG CGAATCCAAATGTTTTCAACTTCTACGTCTACCTTCGGACGCATCCGTTGCTGATCAGACAATATATCGCGTCCACCGCCCAAGACAAGAAAAAGGGACATTCGGTGGTAATATCGGGATTTAGTTACGGCGCGGACACGAAAACTCAACCGGACAAGCAACTAACGTTGGAAGACAGTATTACTCCGTTGGAAAGACAATTGTACTTTACAACGGCTCATGCACACTTCAAAGCTGGCTGTCCTGCTCTCGCCCTGGAAGTTCTTTCAAAGTTACCCAGCAAAGTACTGGACACCAATTGCGAAGACTCGCCGA GTTTGCTAAATAGTCCGAGCAAGTCCCGAAAACAAGACGCTCAAATAGATACGGGTATCATAAGCTGGGACGATCATTCGAAGCAAACCAACGACAACGAAGGTACGTTAGGCGGAATAGACTGGTCCCAACCAGTGAGCAATAAAGCGGAGGAGGAGTTGGTGTTAAATTGGGACGACGATGTGGCTGAAAACAACGATACAGACAGTCCTCCGTTGAGTATGAAACTAGACGGAAAGGAAGCCGATGACGGCAAGTCGATGGAAAAGGATG AGAAGCCTGGAAAATCGTCGAGTGGTTCGTTGGACATTATGGCGCAACAGTTGAAATTCGTGGCttgtttaaaaattctaatggaAGAGCTGTCGACTTTGGCAACGGGTTTCGAAGTGGACGGTGGGCAACTCAGATACCAGTTGTACGTGTGGCTCGAACGGGAGGTCGACGCTCTTAGACAACTTTGCAGCTATAGCGCCAACTCGGACGGAGACGCGTGCAACGTTTCGGAAT ACGAAGGTGGAGGCATGGTGGACGACATACAATCGTACAGCAGGCCCGGCGAACAACCGACGTTGCACGAAATACTGGTAGCCGATAAATTAGATTTCGAAGCCAAGGTACAGAGAGCCGTACGAAGAAAGAAATGGTTGAAAG CGAACGAAACTCTTTTACGAACATTACTATCCTATTGCTCGTTGCACGGAGCATCGGGTGGAGGCTTGGCATCGGTAAGAATGGAGCTCGTCCTTCTATTGCAAGAATTGCAACAAGAAAAGACGCAACAACAGTTACTCAGCCCGCTGCCGTTCCCGACCACTCTTCCGCTGTTGAGCGCCAGTGTAGCTTGCAATAAGACGGTCGTGGCAGATCCGGTCAGGCATCTGCAG TCTCTCGCTCACGACATGTTGCAAACGTTGGTGGAATTGCGCAAACCACCGATGCCGATGAGAAACACGCATTACAGCGAAGTATTTATCATGAGGGATTTAGCGGTTGCCCTGAGTGCTTGTATTTATCAGTCGCTCTGCGATTCCGACACGTTCGTGATGAAACATCAACAACCGGACAG TTTTCCAGCTGTCGCTGAAATAGAAACGTTCTCCGGTGGACACTTGGTAGCCTGGAATCGACATCATCGACGATACTCGACGGACGACGGCGTCTGCATCAACACGACGCCCTCCAAGTGGCCCGGTGTAACCAATTTGCGCGCGTTACTGGCACGCGAGAAAGACGAGGACACGCCGAaactaaatattcttctttgcGAAGCTTTCGTCGCGACCTATATGAGCTTGTTCGTTTATGCTCTCTGGAGTTGCGACAGTCACATTCTTTACAGACTCGTGGGACAAAGTTTCGACAACGGTACTTGGTCTTGCTTGTTCGGGGGTGGCGTTAAGAAATTATTGCGCGTCGCGAGCACGAGCAGCCAG GCTTGTGGCACGGGAACAGGATCGACGGAGAGATCCGGCGATGGTACCTCGAACGAGGCCCAGACTACCGCGGGAGCTGTATGGAATACCATGACATCGCTGACCAAGCAGCGAGTAAGgttgaatatgaaattattgGGCCAATTCACTGGTCAGCAACCGAATATGAAAGAGGACAAACCTACCTACAGAGAACAATTTGTGCCGCCTCAAATGAGCATGATATCGTACTTTTTAATGAAG CCGCACATAGATAGCGAATACGCGGATGAAATCGATTACGATTCGTCCGACTCTGCCGTGTCCGACATGAATTCATCCGAGGACGAAGAGGACGTGTTCGACACGAATTCGAAACAAAAGAACAAACCAAAGGACAATACAGAGCATTCGAACCCAAACTCGTACAGTTGGTGCATCATGAGATTAGCTATAGTGAAAATACTGCAACGTCAACTCTCGGATTTCTTGAACGTTGCCGGCATAGAGATGCAAG AATTGCCCGTTAGTAGCCCGTTAATTCATGGGACGTTGGCGGTAGTGTCCCAATGGCAGGAAACATTGCGCGAAGAATTAGATAACAAGGGACCACCGCCGGTTCATTACATTCCTGGGTGTGCACCCGACCCGATACCTACGCCGGGCAAACCGGCGATACACAAATATCGATCTCTACTGGAGAAAGGCAATACACCGTTCAA taCGCGTCTAGCATCGGCAGCGCCGGCCAATCGACTCTGGTGTTTCTTGGTTAGACAAGAATCGGTGCAAGACATATTCATTCGAGCCGTATTCGGGAAAAGAAGGTCGTTGTCGTCCATACTGGAGAACAATCAGGTTGCGATCGACAATTTAAATCGTGGAACAACAACGGAAGACAAGGGTAGCGACAGCGGAACTACAAGTTTACCCGAGCCCGTTCGTATCATTCACAAAGAACAGGACAGCATCAGCGCGTTTTGTCTGAACCAG GTAAATCCAGGTTTAATGGCGTTGGCTACTCCTCGCGAAGTTCAAGAAATGAACATATCGCTGTTGCTCGAGTTGCCATCTTGGTTGGAAGACGAATGCGAATTCGATCTAATCAATTTGAATAAACAGCCGGAACCGGAACCAGTACAACCGACCAGTTTCTTAGTGATTCAG ACCGCAGCGGATCGACCGTTGCTCGCGCAGAGTCCGCAAACCAACAGTCCTCAGCCTCAGTCGGGCATCGCGAGCCAAAGCGGAAGAGGAGCTAGCGTG ATGAAGGGGATGCCTGCTTTTCCCGGCTCCCACGACCTGCGTTTCTGTCAGTTTGTTGCCGATAGGAGCAAACACTTGTTGCAACCG ATCTTGAAGCATAAAATCGACGGCATAAGGAGAATTTCGTCGCATCCACTTTTGCCGCTGT ACCTGACCGGTTCTCAAGACGGCTCGGTCTCGCTTTGGGAATGGGGACATCAAACGGCTGTAGCGACTCCCAGGCAACCAGGAACGTTCGCGAAAGTAACTCGCGTGCGCTTCTCGCAGCATGGAAATAAATTTGGTGTGGCCGATTCCGATGGGCATCTCAGCCTCTTTCAAGTAGCTTGCAGGGAAGGAACTGCTCGGCCCTTCTTC AACTATCAGTGCCATAGTAAGGTAACGGCAGACTTTGTCTTCCTCGGCGCGTGCAGTTTAATAGCGACTGCCGGCCATGGTTCCGAAGGACGTAACGTTGCGCTTTGGGATACTCTGCTTCCACAAAATAAATCTTTGATTCAAG GCTTTACTTGTCACGAGCAAGGAGCCAGCTCGTTGATACTCGCACCCCAGCATCAGCTATTGATCAGTGGTGGAAAGAAAGGAGACATCACCATATTTGACGTTCGACAACGACAACAACGTCACCGGTTTCAGGCTCACGAATCAGCCATCAAGTGTTTGGCTCTTGATCCGCACGAAGAGTTTTTCGTCAGCGGGGCAGGAGATGGTGATATCAAG aTATGGGGTTTGACTGTTCACTCTCTGCTTTACTCTTTTCCCGGAGAACACCCTCGGTCtagttttttcaaaaatatcggACAA GGCGTCACGCAGTTACACGTGGACTCTGCGGGACGTTTATTTTCCTGCGGTGCAGATGGATCTATGAAAGTTCGTCAGTTGCCGGAACGCGATTGTGTTATACACACTTTATATTAA